One genomic region from Kamptonema formosum PCC 6407 encodes:
- a CDS encoding sensor histidine kinase, giving the protein MQKFERGESLSTLNNVTINRVNKKAVASESNHDRKNRSTKTPFTTINRFISRLSIAKKINYGYSLAIGVAVLGTTAGMSVGDYYQRQAFHALNFADEQQHLLKDLEYSVQSVQSHPKRLISVLGDSIWFEYETAKFLRDVEGVNKIIAELESFGKENSRGLAVNSTELKELLNGYKTTTDSYAQLIKSFWQQIAPSSLKLKEVKDAQQQVLDLIRGDKAVKLDVKFERLSESLSLTTQIAKAEQQQAYINFNIAEQLRLQIIVVSMSVSVATAIFLAICTSRAIAIPLQAVTSIAKNITQQANFNLQAPVTTEDEVGTLAKSINQLVKWVAEYTDELELARQTLEERVQERTEELTEALHKLKHTQTQLIQTEKMSSLGQMVGGVAHEINNPINFIYGNLEHANQYIIDLVNLVRLYQQEYPQPTEIIAEEIEAIELDFITEDLLKMLESMKIGSDRIRQIVLSLRNFSRLDEAQMKLVDIHEGIDNTLLILNSRLKGKIEVIKNYGQLPQIECYPAQLNQVFMNILVNAIDALEEGEEKNSLKGKSSQILIQTQKLESGNIRVRICDNGPGISPAIQSKLFDPFFTTKEPGKGTGIGLAICYQIIEKHHGKIEAISSPGTGAEFAIVLPAIATAKAVRG; this is encoded by the coding sequence ATGCAGAAATTTGAAAGAGGGGAGAGTCTGTCTACACTCAACAACGTTACCATAAATAGAGTAAATAAAAAAGCAGTTGCTAGTGAGAGCAATCACGATCGCAAAAATCGCAGTACAAAAACTCCTTTCACTACCATTAACCGCTTCATTTCTCGTTTAAGTATTGCCAAAAAAATTAATTATGGCTACTCCCTAGCAATTGGAGTCGCTGTACTAGGAACAACAGCGGGAATGAGCGTCGGAGACTATTACCAAAGACAAGCTTTCCACGCTTTGAATTTTGCCGACGAGCAACAACATCTACTTAAGGATTTAGAATATTCTGTACAATCAGTACAGTCACATCCTAAACGGCTAATCTCTGTATTAGGAGATTCAATTTGGTTTGAATATGAAACTGCTAAATTCTTGAGAGATGTGGAGGGAGTTAACAAAATTATTGCTGAACTAGAATCTTTTGGCAAAGAAAATTCCAGAGGTTTAGCAGTAAACTCTACTGAATTAAAGGAGCTATTAAACGGTTACAAAACGACGACTGACTCCTACGCTCAGCTCATCAAGTCTTTTTGGCAGCAAATAGCTCCCTCCTCACTAAAACTAAAGGAAGTTAAAGATGCACAGCAACAAGTATTAGATTTAATCAGAGGAGATAAAGCAGTTAAGCTCGATGTTAAGTTCGAGCGGCTTTCTGAAAGTTTGAGCCTAACTACACAAATAGCAAAGGCAGAGCAACAGCAAGCTTATATTAATTTTAATATAGCCGAGCAATTGCGACTACAAATCATCGTAGTGAGTATGTCAGTGTCAGTCGCAACTGCTATTTTTCTCGCTATCTGCACAAGTCGTGCGATTGCGATTCCTCTCCAAGCTGTAACCAGTATTGCTAAAAATATTACTCAGCAAGCAAATTTTAATTTACAAGCACCAGTAACAACTGAAGATGAAGTTGGAACACTGGCAAAATCTATTAATCAATTAGTTAAATGGGTAGCAGAATATACCGATGAATTAGAGTTGGCTCGCCAAACTTTGGAAGAGCGGGTACAGGAAAGAACAGAAGAACTTACAGAAGCACTTCACAAACTTAAACACACCCAAACTCAGTTAATTCAAACTGAAAAGATGTCAAGTTTGGGCCAGATGGTGGGAGGTGTAGCCCATGAAATTAACAACCCTATTAACTTTATTTACGGCAATCTGGAACACGCCAACCAGTATATTATAGATTTAGTGAATTTAGTTCGTCTCTATCAGCAGGAATACCCCCAACCTACAGAAATTATTGCCGAAGAAATAGAAGCAATAGAGTTAGACTTTATCACTGAAGATTTACTTAAAATGCTTGAATCTATGAAAATAGGTTCCGATCGCATCCGGCAAATAGTTTTGTCTTTACGAAACTTCTCCCGCTTAGATGAAGCTCAAATGAAATTAGTTGATATCCATGAGGGGATTGACAATACACTGCTGATTCTGAATAGTAGGCTTAAGGGTAAAATTGAAGTTATTAAAAATTATGGGCAATTACCACAAATAGAGTGTTATCCGGCACAATTAAATCAAGTATTTATGAATATTCTCGTAAATGCCATTGATGCCCTAGAAGAAGGGGAGGAAAAGAATTCTCTAAAAGGTAAAAGCTCTCAGATTTTGATTCAAACACAAAAGCTGGAATCTGGCAATATTAGGGTGCGGATTTGTGATAATGGCCCTGGGATTTCACCCGCAATTCAAAGTAAACTATTTGACCCATTTTTTACAACTAAGGAACCGGGAAAAGGCACTGGTATAGGACTAGCAATTTGCTACCAAATCATTGAAAAACATCATGGCAAAATTGAAGCGATCTCTTCGCCGGGAACGGGAGCAGAATTTGCGATTGTACTCCCCGCTATAGCAACCGCCAAGGCGGTTAGGGGCTAG
- a CDS encoding phosphate/phosphite/phosphonate ABC transporter substrate-binding protein, with the protein MKRRHFLELSLLFVASCSTTVNQANSSFSNLTINEPETLKFAVTDIQGIEDLQQNYEFFRKVLGEILEKKIEFFPVDNYIAAAVSLQSGELKLALTGPSEYTIIRARTNAVPIIAITRPDYHSIILVPTNSKIKSADQLKGKTIAMWEVGSTGGHLGPTKILLDAGLNPQSDFKISMLGKNGLQALKKDQVDALAIGLNRYNDLLKKDNLSAKDFRIIATGQPLPNDLIVASSNLPNTLVEKIRDRMVENQERLIDAILLGKANDKYQGAKLVPANDSDYNMIREVYKAIGQGNVFQ; encoded by the coding sequence ATGAAGCGGCGGCACTTTCTTGAGTTGTCCCTATTATTTGTAGCAAGCTGCTCTACAACAGTAAATCAAGCAAACAGCAGTTTTTCCAATTTAACTATAAATGAACCAGAAACCCTCAAGTTTGCCGTAACAGATATTCAGGGTATTGAAGATTTGCAGCAAAATTATGAGTTTTTTCGGAAGGTTCTTGGAGAAATTTTGGAAAAAAAGATTGAATTTTTCCCAGTTGATAACTATATAGCCGCAGCAGTCTCTCTCCAGTCTGGGGAACTCAAATTAGCTCTAACGGGGCCATCAGAATATACTATCATCCGAGCCAGAACAAATGCCGTTCCCATCATCGCCATTACCCGCCCTGATTATCACTCAATTATTCTTGTTCCTACTAATAGCAAGATTAAATCAGCCGATCAATTGAAAGGTAAAACAATAGCTATGTGGGAAGTAGGTTCAACAGGTGGTCATTTAGGGCCTACTAAAATCTTACTCGATGCTGGCTTAAATCCCCAATCCGATTTCAAAATCTCAATGTTGGGAAAAAATGGTTTGCAGGCTCTTAAAAAAGACCAAGTTGATGCCTTAGCAATTGGTTTGAATAGATACAATGATTTACTCAAAAAAGACAATTTATCTGCAAAGGATTTTCGGATTATTGCCACAGGCCAACCCTTACCTAATGACTTGATTGTTGCTAGTAGTAATCTGCCTAATACCCTTGTTGAAAAAATCCGCGATCGCATGGTAGAAAATCAAGAGCGACTAATTGATGCAATTTTACTTGGGAAAGCTAATGATAAGTATCAAGGAGCTAAATTAGTACCAGCAAACGACAGTGATTATAACATGATTCGCGAAGTTTATAAAGCGATTGGTCAGGGAAATGTTTTTCAATAA